The genomic stretch ATCAGCTTCCTGTACATCTATGCCATACTTTATGTAGGAACCCATGTCGCCTAGCAGTATATACCTTGGGAGCTCGCCTTTCACAAGCGTTCCGGCCTTCAGTGTAACTTTGAGTCCCTTATAATCCATTACTATTTCAAAGCTGTCATCCACTTTCCCTTCAGCCCTTTGTGTCCTTATGTCGGCGGTAATACTCTCCGGCAGTCCAAACAATACCATGGCCTGATCTACAAGATGCGAGCCCAGATCATACAATACTCCGGATCCAGGAACGCATTCCTCCCTCCAGGCATTTTCCTTTATGCAGTTTCTAAAGCGGTCAAAATGTATTTCGCACTCCACCAGGTTGCCCAAAAGCTTGCTTTCAACAACCTTTTTTACTGTCTTGAAATCGCTGTCCCATCTTCTGTTATGATAGACAGAAAGAGTTCTGCCGTATTTCTTCGATAAAGCTATAAGGTTGTCTGCTTCCTTAGAGTTCACAGTAAAAGGCTTTTCCACTATAACATGCTTCTCGGATATTATTGCTTCCTTCGCTGTAGCGAAGTGGCTGGTATTAGGTGAAGCAACTACGACCAGTTGTATGTCTTCATCCTTCATAATTTCTCCCACATCCGACACTATGGTGGTTTTGGGGTACAGCCCTTTTATAGTCTTGATACTCTCCGGATTAGTGGTATATATCTTCGACAGGTTAAATTCCGGCATACCCGCAATTATAGGCGCATGGAACACCCTTCCCGATAACCCGAATCCAATCAGCGCAACTTTTATCTTTTCCAAAACAAATCGCCCCCTAAACTAAGACTACCATTAATCTGCTTGTGATTCAACGCAAACATAAAGTGCTTTAATATTTGTAACGAATTCGTGAGACATACATACTATGGTATTGAAAAAGGGGAAAACCCTATATAAATGAAAGGGTGTGTAAATATGGCATATGGAGGTATTATGGGGGCAGGCTGCGGCGGGCCAATTGCTCCAATAATGAATGCTTGCTCAAGCAATGGATTCCTTCTCTTACTGCTGCTGTTCGTACTGCTTGCATCTTGCACAACTAGAGGAGTCGAGAAAAATTTCATCTTCATTATTATACTTGCGATTATCGCTTTCGGCGGAGTTGGAAGAACCTTTGGATTTGGCGGAGATCACTAATTAGTAAGGCATGTGAGTATGCACCTCACATGCCTTTTGGTTTATCACACCTCATAACTGCATACTTCAAGTCTATTTCCATCAGGATCCACGAACCAAAACCACTTTACCTCATATAGCTTATCAATCTCGCTTACTTCGACTCCTTTATCCTTCAAACGCTTGTGAGCTTCCTCCACATTCTGTACGAAAAAGTTGCAAGGTGCTTTGATAAAAGGTATAAACTCCTTATCCTGTGATATCTGTGCCAGTGTTATAGGTAATAGTCCTCCATCAATACATGCATACCCGCCTTCATCATTTCTCCAGTTCAGACCGAATTCCAGAGTCTGTGTATACCACTCTACTGACTTTCCCAGATCTTTTACCGGGATAAATAGTGTGTCAACCCGTAAGAAAGGGCTTGGCATAGAAAAATCATCTCCTTTCCTGATTACACTATATAATATATGATGAAAAAATATTGATGTGCCTTTAATATAATGCATTTCACCAGTAACCAAAAACGAAGTGCTACATACAATGAGAATAGGATGATGAACAACCTCTTCTGTGTAAGGAGGTGTGATTATGGCGAGAGGTTTTATGCCTAATCCCGGCTGAGCGCCGGAAAAAGCACCGGAAGATGTTTCGGCAATATTTCGATCAAAATCAAGAAATCTACCACCACCTGCCCCAATGCCCCCGCCCGTTCCAGCGCCTGTGCCGCCCACAGCAGCTCCACCACTGGCAGTCCCGTCTGCTCAAGAATTGGGTGGGATGTTGAATGGGCTTGTTGGAAATGTTTTTGAGAATAATAATTGGTGGCTATGGGCTGCTGCACTGTTTATCTTCTTCAATCCTGATCTAAGAAAAAAATTCCTTGGTAAAACAAAAGCGGCTGACTAGAATGTTTAGTCAGCCGCTTTTGTTTAATTCAGTCCCAAGCCTTTTCGCTTGGAAATAATATGAGCTTCAATATTATTTGCAACCTCCACCGGATCATCGCCCAATGCTATTTTCCCACCCGTCAGCTCTTCAACCTTATCTGTCAGCAGTTCTACCAACTGCTGTGCTCCAGTAATGAAAGGCGTGGGTGACAGATGTGTATATGCTCCATAAGCTACTGCAAAGAAGCCGTCAATAGTAGCCTTCTGCTCCATCCACTCAGGTGCAGTAACTGCTATTGGAAGCTGGGGAATGTCCACATCAAGATGGTCAGCCAGAGCTGTAACCAGCATAGACATCCTTCCAGTATCGGTGCAGGTTCCAAAACTCAATACAGGTGGAATCTTGAGCATTCCGCAAACTTCCTTAAGCCCGGCCCCTGCCATATTTAGTGCATCCAGGTTGCAGAGTCCCGCTACTTCCAGGGCATGGTTCCCACAGCCTCCGGATACAACAAGTATATCCTTCTTAATCAGCTCTTTTACCAGGTTTACGGTCATCCAGTCCTGTGGTCCGTTTCTCAGGGTTGAACAGTTGGCAAGAGCTACTACACCTTTAATCTTACCTGCAGCTATTACATCTACCAACGGATCCAGCTTATTGCCCAAAGCCTCCAGAACTGCTTCAGTTGAAAAACCTGCTATCGCCTTTGTAATATGCTTAGGTACTTGGGGAGTAATGTTATTGTGCCGTTTTGTAAAGTTTTCTAATGCAAGCTCAATAAGTCTGTCAGCCATTTCATCTACCTTTTCAGGATCATAGGGAATCTTATGCTTCAGTCCCGGCATATCAATTATAGTGCTCACTGCCACAAGAGTAGCCTGATATTTTTCCGCATACATATCAATTGCCGGTGGTGAGCAATTCTCTTCCATAGCTAATACATCAACGGCGCCAGTGGCAAGCATTGGTTCAATAGTCAGCCAGTTACCCATCAAGCCTACAAACACATCGTCAATCGGAAACCTTTGAAGCATTTCTTGGCCAGTTTCTATTGAACCTACGATGTGAAGGCCTTTCGCTCCAATTTTCCTTGCCCGCTCCTGCACCTCAGGGGTTTTGGCCTTTTGCAGTGTTGCAACACCGGCCCAAGGCTGGTGGCCGTTGAATACTATATTTACATAGTCAGGGTCAAAGATACCCAAATCCACATTTACTTCATGGGGTTTTGGAGTTCCAAACAGTATATCCTGGGTCATTTCAAGGCCGATTTGAGTATTATATATTGTGGCCACTCCTAAGCGAAGAGCCTTCAATGCCAACGATACGTGGCTGCCGTCAACATTAGTGAGACAGCTTGCTACGCAGTTCTGTTCCTCATGTACACTTCCAGCCGGGTATAAACCCAGCTTCTTCCATACTTCCTTCCTCTTCTTGGGGGCGAATACCTCCACCATGATATTTGTCTCTTCTGAACCTACATACATTTGTGATTCCAGGAAGTTCGCCAGTTCCTCCGCCATCTTGTTTATATCCTGTTTACTGTCAATACCTACCTTGTCGCACATCCATTTAAGCTTATTCACGTCGGTGATCCTAAATGGAGTTTTCCCCTGCGCAGTCTCTCTCAGGGTGCGGTAGGCTTCGTATGCATGATGGCTGTACGTACCTGCTCCCATTATATTCCTAAGCAGCATATTTCTCATTGCCATTGCATCCTCTGCTATTCCACAGGCGCCTTTGTCCGGTTCACCTTTTAGATTGATTCTGCAGGGGCCGTTTGTACACAGCTGACAACTTAAACCTTGAAGGCAGAATTTGCAGCGTATTTTCTCCTGCTGCGCATATCGATCCCATACGTTGGACATTCCATCTTTCCTGATTCTTGGTATCATTTCTTCTACCGAATCATGGTAGCTTAAGCGGCCTTCAGTCTTTTCCAGTATTGTTTCTCCCATTGATATTACTCCTTCCAATGTGCTATTTTCACAGTAAGTTTTCTCACAAAGCTATGCAAATATGCGTCCAAGTAATATTACATCGCAATAGAAAAGAGCATGATGCTGAATTCAACATCATGCTCTTTTCTATTCATTTATATATTTCCTTTTAAACCGATTTCCTCTGCTGCTTCCTTCATTCCTTCAATTGTTTCTTTGATCACCTCATCCAATTCCATTCCAAGCATCCCTGCTCCTTCTTCGATAACCTCCCTGTTTACGCCTGCGGCAAAGCCCTTTTGCTTCCATTTCTTTTTTACTGATTTCACTTCCATATCCAATATGCTTTTACTCGGTCTCATTAAGGCATTAGCCGCAATAAGTCCAGTTAATTCATCAATAGTATAGAGTACCTTTTCCATTTTCTCTATCGGTTCAACGCTGCAGCAAAGCTTCCAACCGTGGCTTTCCACAGCATGAATATACGCTTCAGGCCACTCTCTCGACCCAAGTATCTCTCTTGCTTTTATGCAGTGCTGTTCAGGATACATTTCATAATCGACATCATGAAGCAGTCCAATAACTCCCCATTTTTCTTCATCTTCACTAAGCAGCTTCGCAAAGTGGCGCATAACAGCTTCAACTGTCAATGCATGCTTTATAAGACTTTCATTCTTATTAAACTCCCTTAAGAGTTCATAAGCTTCAGCTCTGTTTGGAACCTCTTTACCCATAGAAAAATCCTTCTTTCGTGTTGTTTTATTTGTTGTTTTGCAAAATATGCCAAGCAACAAAGCTTATATAGAGAATTATACTACAGACTTTCAAAAAATACTCTTTATCGCCATATAATCCTATGCACCCTTAATATTTGAGATGCTTAATGAACATAATATCAATATCAAATACTGGTTGCTGCATGACAAACAAGGAGGATAAATACTATGAGCGAGGACAAAGTTAATGAAACCAAATTTATCTGCAAATTTTGCAATACCAGCGAAAATGACCGGCCTATATTTAAAACAAGGTTTAAAGGTGACAAGCTTTATGTGTGTGCCAAGTGTCTGCCTGGGTTGATTCATGGGTAGCAAAAAGCGCTAAGTTATTCTTAGCGCTTTTATTAGTTCACCAATTATTTGAATATCTTCACCCTTTCCTCCAAGGGTTTGAATTCCTTTTCACCTGCAGGGGCTGTTGGTTTGCCGAATACCATTTGCCCCATCAGCCTCCAACTTGCCGGTATGCTCCATTCTTTCTTAACCTCATTGTCTATCAGAGGATTATAATGCTGCAGCGATACACCAAAGCCCTCCAACTCCAAGGATATCCAAACAACATATTGAAGCATACCCGAAGACTGTTGAGACCACAGCGGGAAATTATCCTTATATGTTGGGAATTGTGCCTGCAGCCCTTCAACTATGCTCTGATCCTCAAAGAATAAAACTGAACCATAGCCGTTTCTGAATGAATTTAACTTTTCTTCTGTAGGAGCAAACTTCCCTTCAGGTACTATTTTACGCAGAGCTTCTTCAGTAATATCCCACAGCTTGTTGTGATGTTTGCCTAATAACAGTACTGCCATTCCGCTTTGAGAGTTAAATGCAGTAGGAGAATACTTTACCGCATAATTGACTATCTCAACTATTCTTTCATCCGGAACTGCTGCCTCTTTACTTATTCCATAAATAGTACGCCTGTCTTGTACTGCTGAATAAAAGTCCTTGTTCATTTTAAATCCTCCATTTTATTTTCTCTTTTTAATTATCATTATTTCTAATTCAAAGTGTATTATTATAATGCTAATAATAGGCAATAATAATACCACAAATATATGAAGACGTTCTTATTTAATAAAAGAATGACCTTACATATAACAAGGAGGTATTTTATGCTGAGGATTGACAATCCCGCTCCCCAATTCACCCTTATGAGCACTAAGGGTGAGATTTCCCTCGAAAGCTGCAAGGGAAAATATGTAGTACTGTTCTTCTACCCTTTGGATTTTACCCCTGTTTGAAGTACTGAGGTACCTGAATTCAACCGTAGGTTGAAGGATTTCGAGAAATTTAACGCTATAGTCCTTGGGGTATGCACCGACAGTGTGCCATCCCACGAAGCATGGTCCAAATCTTTGGGAGGTGTCGACTACCCGCTCCTGTCCGACTACAACAAGGAAGTATCGAGGGATTATGGTGTCTTAATGGAAAAGGAGGGCATAGCATTGCGCGGCACCTTCATCATTTGTCCTCAAGGGATATTGAAGCATATATCAATAAACGATGCTGCTACAGGCAGAAATGTAAATGAATTCATAAGACTTCTGGCAGCAATGCAGACAAAAAAGGCCTGCCCCGTGAACTGGCAGCAGGGGGACGCTACAATTTCCTAGTCCCCTTCTTTTGCTGAAAACCCTCGATCTCGCTTAATTCCGGTTGTCCATGTTGTTATCCATATAAACATGAAGCCGAATAACAATGATGAGAGTATACGACTTAGCAATATAATAGCTCCATTTGCTCCGATAGCAGTAAAGAGAATCGTCTCCTCTATTACTGCATGGCAAATACCTACGAATGCGAATAAAATGTTCATTTGAGTTCTAGTCATTTTTACTTCTTCGTTTATTTGCATTATGACTCCCGAGCCAAAAAGCAAGCCGACAAAAAGCGCTACTATGAGTCCAAGGGCAGCTTCACCCGGTAATCTCAAAAGCTTAGTTACTCCCCGGAACCTGGCAGATATCTTCTCCAACCAGCCCATATCCTTCAGACATTCAATAGCTATAAGCAAAGGAATTATAATAAATGTCATCTTTAGAATTGTTGAATAACTTACACTTAAGGTTTCTAACAGTACTTTAGTCCAATCCATAATTTACACCCCCGGGATTATCAGATTCAATGCCAGGCATGCCAAGACAGCAGCAATAAACCTTAATCCAGCATTTAATAGTCCGTTCCCGCCACTCTTGCCTATGACCACTGTCTCTATTGCAAGTGCATGGCATATGGAAACAAAAGTACTCATAATAGTGATCTGTCTTGCTGTCAGACCTAATGTCACCATAGCAGCAATTGCACTGTAAAGTGAAACCTGTCCCATCATTATAACCAGGGCTCCCTCTCCCGGCAAACCCATATAAGCCATATAAGGAGAGAAAAAATCTGCAATTCTAATCAGCCAGCCTGAGTGTTCAAGTATCTTAAGCACAAAGATTGCCGGTATAATGTATTTTGTAAGATTTATTATCACCTTTACAGCATTCTTGCCCCCGCGGA from Clostridia bacterium encodes the following:
- a CDS encoding Gfo/Idh/MocA family oxidoreductase — its product is MEKIKVALIGFGLSGRVFHAPIIAGMPEFNLSKIYTTNPESIKTIKGLYPKTTIVSDVGEIMKDEDIQLVVVASPNTSHFATAKEAIISEKHVIVEKPFTVNSKEADNLIALSKKYGRTLSVYHNRRWDSDFKTVKKVVESKLLGNLVECEIHFDRFRNCIKENAWREECVPGSGVLYDLGSHLVDQAMVLFGLPESITADIRTQRAEGKVDDSFEIVMDYKGLKVTLKAGTLVKGELPRYILLGDMGSYIKYGIDVQEADLAAGITPAAKHFWGKEPEELYGTINTAINGLSITGKVESEIGDYREYYIDIYRSIMQKETAAVSPVDARNVIRLLELANESSKSKRTIDIKALDGSIQ
- a CDS encoding VOC family protein, which codes for MGGTGAGTGGGIGAGGGRFLDFDRNIAETSSGAFSGAQPGLGIKPLAIITPPYTEEVVHHPILIVCSTSFLVTGEMHYIKGTSIFFHHILYSVIRKGDDFSMPSPFLRVDTLFIPVKDLGKSVEWYTQTLEFGLNWRNDEGGYACIDGGLLPITLAQISQDKEFIPFIKAPCNFFVQNVEEAHKRLKDKGVEVSEIDKLYEVKWFWFVDPDGNRLEVCSYEV
- the cooS gene encoding anaerobic carbon-monoxide dehydrogenase catalytic subunit; translated protein: MGETILEKTEGRLSYHDSVEEMIPRIRKDGMSNVWDRYAQQEKIRCKFCLQGLSCQLCTNGPCRINLKGEPDKGACGIAEDAMAMRNMLLRNIMGAGTYSHHAYEAYRTLRETAQGKTPFRITDVNKLKWMCDKVGIDSKQDINKMAEELANFLESQMYVGSEETNIMVEVFAPKKRKEVWKKLGLYPAGSVHEEQNCVASCLTNVDGSHVSLALKALRLGVATIYNTQIGLEMTQDILFGTPKPHEVNVDLGIFDPDYVNIVFNGHQPWAGVATLQKAKTPEVQERARKIGAKGLHIVGSIETGQEMLQRFPIDDVFVGLMGNWLTIEPMLATGAVDVLAMEENCSPPAIDMYAEKYQATLVAVSTIIDMPGLKHKIPYDPEKVDEMADRLIELALENFTKRHNNITPQVPKHITKAIAGFSTEAVLEALGNKLDPLVDVIAAGKIKGVVALANCSTLRNGPQDWMTVNLVKELIKKDILVVSGGCGNHALEVAGLCNLDALNMAGAGLKEVCGMLKIPPVLSFGTCTDTGRMSMLVTALADHLDVDIPQLPIAVTAPEWMEQKATIDGFFAVAYGAYTHLSPTPFITGAQQLVELLTDKVEELTGGKIALGDDPVEVANNIEAHIISKRKGLGLN
- a CDS encoding HDIG domain-containing protein — encoded protein: MGKEVPNRAEAYELLREFNKNESLIKHALTVEAVMRHFAKLLSEDEEKWGVIGLLHDVDYEMYPEQHCIKAREILGSREWPEAYIHAVESHGWKLCCSVEPIEKMEKVLYTIDELTGLIAANALMRPSKSILDMEVKSVKKKWKQKGFAAGVNREVIEEGAGMLGMELDEVIKETIEGMKEAAEEIGLKGNI
- a CDS encoding nitroreductase family protein, which produces MNKDFYSAVQDRRTIYGISKEAAVPDERIVEIVNYAVKYSPTAFNSQSGMAVLLLGKHHNKLWDITEEALRKIVPEGKFAPTEEKLNSFRNGYGSVLFFEDQSIVEGLQAQFPTYKDNFPLWSQQSSGMLQYVVWISLELEGFGVSLQHYNPLIDNEVKKEWSIPASWRLMGQMVFGKPTAPAGEKEFKPLEERVKIFK
- a CDS encoding peroxiredoxin, translated to MLRIDNPAPQFTLMSTKGEISLESCKGKYVVLFFYPLDFTPVUSTEVPEFNRRLKDFEKFNAIVLGVCTDSVPSHEAWSKSLGGVDYPLLSDYNKEVSRDYGVLMEKEGIALRGTFIICPQGILKHISINDAATGRNVNEFIRLLAAMQTKKACPVNWQQGDATIS
- a CDS encoding nucleoside recognition domain-containing protein; protein product: MDWTKVLLETLSVSYSTILKMTFIIIPLLIAIECLKDMGWLEKISARFRGVTKLLRLPGEAALGLIVALFVGLLFGSGVIMQINEEVKMTRTQMNILFAFVGICHAVIEETILFTAIGANGAIILLSRILSSLLFGFMFIWITTWTTGIKRDRGFSAKEGD
- a CDS encoding nucleoside recognition domain-containing protein; this translates as MVTKQTIFRGGKNAVKVIINLTKYIIPAIFVLKILEHSGWLIRIADFFSPYMAYMGLPGEGALVIMMGQVSLYSAIAAMVTLGLTARQITIMSTFVSICHALAIETVVIGKSGGNGLLNAGLRFIAAVLACLALNLIIPGV